TTTCGCGGGCGGTGGGCGGTGGGCCGTGGCCGGTGGGGCCTAGGAGCCCAGGACCGGCATGTTGAAGGACGCGCCCTCGCGCGGGCCCTTCGGCCACGTGGTGGTGACGGTCTTGGTGCGGGTGTAGAAGCGGAAGGCGTCCGGGCCGTGCTGGTTGAGGTCGCCGAAGCCGGAGCGCTTCCAGCCGCCGAAGGTGTGGAAGGCCACCGGGACCGGGATCGGGACGTTGACGCCGACCATGCCGACCTCCACGCGGGAGGCGAAGTCGCGGGCGGCGTCGCCGTCGCGGGTGAAGATGGACACGCCGTTGCCGTACTCGTGCTCGCTGGGCAGGGCGAGGGCCTCCTCGTAGTCCTTGGCGCGGGCGATGCAGAGGACGGGGCCGAAGATCTCCTCGTCGTAGCAGCGCATCCCCGGCTTGACGTTGTCGATCAGCGACGGGCCGATGAACAGGCCGTCGGCGAGGGACTCGCCCTCGAACTCGTCGTCGGTGGCGCCGGACTCGCGGCCGTCGATGACCAGGGTCGCGCCCTCGCCCTCGGCCGAGCCGACGATGTCGCGGACGCGCTCGAGCGCCTGCGGGGTGATCAGCGGGCCGTAGGAGGCGTCCGGGTCGAGGGAGTGGCCGACCTTCAGCTCCTTGATGCGCTCGACCAGGGCGTCGCGCAGGGCGTCGGCGACCTCGTCGCCGATGGGCACGGCCACGGAAATGGCCATGCAGCGCTCGCCGGCGGAGCCGTACGCGGCGCCGATGAGCGCGTCGACGACGCGGTCGAGATCGGCGTCCGGCATGACGATCATGTGGTTCTTGGCGCCGCCGAAGCACTGGGCGCGCTTGCCCAGCTTCGCGGAGGTGACGTAGACGTGCTCGGCGACGGGGGTCGAGCCGACGAAGCCGATGGCCTTGACGTCGGGGTGCTCGAGCAGGCCGTTGACGGCGTCGTGGGCGCCGTGGACGACGTTGAGCACGCCGGCCGGGCCGCCGGCCTCGAGGAAGAGCTTGGCCAGGGTGACCGGAACGGACGGGTCCTGCTCGGAGGGCTTGAGGATGAACGCGTTGCCGGCGGCCAGGGCGGGGCCGGCCTTCCACAGCGGGATCATGGCCGGGAAGTTGAACGGGGTGATGCCGGCGACGACGCCGAGCGGCTGGCGGACGGAGTGGACGTCGACGCCGGTGCCGACGGACTCGGAGAACTCGCCCTTGAGCAGGTGCGGGGCGCCGAGGGAGAACTCGACGACCTCGAGGCCGCGCTGCAGGTCGCCGTGGGCGTCGGCGAAGGTCTTGCCGTGCTCGAGCGACAGTTCGCGGGCGATGTCGTCGGCGTTGGCGCGGATCAGGCGGATCCACTCGTTGAGGATGCGCGTGCGCTTGAGCGGGCTCCAGGCACCCCAGTCCTTCTGCGCCTCCTTGGCGTTGGCGACGGCCCGGTCGACGAGGGCCCGGTCGGCCAGCCCGACGGTGCCGCGGACCGCGCCGGTGGCGGGGACGGTGACGTCCATGACGGCGCCTTCGGCGTGGACCTCTTCGCCGCCGATGATGTGGGGGATGCGGATGCTCATGCCTGGTGTTCCCTTCGTCGCGGGCGGTTGCCCGCCGCAGTTCGGTTAATGATCACTAACCGAAAAGGTATGTGACGGGGGTCACGAAATCTAGCCAGGGGCAAAAGCAATTCACGAACGGGGTTGGCGAGTGAAGATTGCGAATCGCTTGTTAACTCTTGGATCCCCAGCATATGGGCCACCAACACCATTACCCACCTTGCTTTACGACGCCCCCGCGCACCCGATTCGCCGAACGAGTTTTCTTTTTGCGAATCCTCCCCTATGGTGAGCTGCGCAACAGGTTCCGCCCCCGCGTTCACCGCGGGGTGTCGGTCGCAAGAGGGAATCCGGTGAGAATCCGGAGCTGTCCCGCAGCGGTATGCCGGAACGAAAGCCGTCAGAGGCACTGGGGTCGATCCCTGGGAAGCGACGGCCGGTAGGTCCCCGCCCGATTGGGCGTCGCCGGCGAGCCCGAATACCTGCCCGTTGCGCCGGCTCATCCGATCCGGCTCACCGAGGGCGCCCGCGGACAGGCGCGACGTGGCAAAACCCGATGGGCGCGGACGTCGTTTCGGCGATGTCGCACACGCGCGTCTCCCATCGGATGCTCCCGCGTGCGGTCCGCGAGCGGCCCCGGTCTTTCTTGACGAGGATCGAGGAGATCACCCAATGACCGCATTTCCGAACCCGGCGGGACAACGCCCGCCGTTCATAGCCACGGTGCCGGGCTTCCCCCGCATCGGCGCCCACCGGGAGCTGAAGAAGGCCATCGAAGCCTACTGGCGCGACCCGTCGCTGGCGCCGGAGCTCGCGAACACCGCGGCGACGCTCATCGACCGCCGCCTGCGGCGCGCCACGACCACCGGCCTGGATTCGGTGCCCGTCGGCACCTTCTCCTATTACGACCAGATGCTCGACGTCGCCGCGATGGTCGGCGCCCTGCCCGCCCGCGTCGACGGCATCGCCGATTACCCGGAGGAGCAGGTGGCGGAGTCCGGGGGCCTGCTGCCGCCGTGGCTCGACCGCTACTTCGCGGCGGCCCGCGGCGCCGAGGGCATCCCGCCCCTCGAGATGACCAAGTGGTTCGACACGAACTACCACCACCTGGTTCCCGAGCTCGACGCCGCCCGCCCCTTCGCCGCCGATCCGTCGTTCCTGGTGTCGCAGGTGCGCGGGGCACGCCGGAACCACGTGCCGGCGCGGCCGGTGCTCATCGGCCCGGTGACGTTCCTGGCGCTGTCCAAGGCCGCCCCGGGCTCGCCCGGCGAGCCGCTGGACAGGCTGCCCGAGCTCGTCGACGTCTACCTGGGCATCCTCGACGCACTCGCCGCGGAGGGGGTGGAGTGGGTCCAGCTCGACGAGCCCGCCCTCAACACCGATCGCCTGCCGGCCGACCGCGGGGCGGAGGCGTCCCGGCAGTGGCGGCGCCTGGTGGCCCACGCCCATGGCCTCGGTTTGCGGGTGCTCGCCCAGACGTACTTCACGGGTGGGCAGCGGGCCGTCGATGTGCTGGCGGGCACCGGCGTGGACGCGATCGGCGTGGACTACGTCGCCGGTGATGCGCCGGATCTGTCGGCTCTCCCGGAGTCGACGCTGATCGTCGCGGGCGTCGTCGACGGCCGCAACGTCTGGCGCACGGACTGCGCCCGGGCGCTGGCCACCCTCGCCGGCGTCGCCCGGACGCACCCGGTGGCGGTGTCGACGTCGTGTTCGCTCCTGCACGTCCCGCATTCGCTGGCGGCGGAGCCGTCGCTGGCGAATGAGCCGGAGCTGCGGGCGCGGCTGGCGTTCGGCGAGGAGAAGATCATCGAGGTCGTCTCGCTCGCCCGCGCCCTGCACCACCCGGACGGCCAGCGCATCCGCCGCAACGGTTTCCTGGCCGAAGCGGAGGCCGCCGCGAATGGGGACCGGGCGGAGGAGCAGGGGAACGAGCGGGAGCGGGGTGCACGAGCCCCGGAGCACCGGGTCCCCCGCCGGAAGGGCGGCGTCCACGATCGTTCGCCGTTCCCGCTTCGTCGCAAAGCCCAGGAGCGGGCCCTGGACCTGCCCCCGCTGCCGACGTCGACGATCGGTTCCTTCCCCCAGACGCCGGAGGTCCGCGCCGCCCGCGCGGCGTACGCCCGCGGCGAGTCGTCGGCCCGGGCGTACGAGGCCGCGATGATCCGGGAGATCGTCAACGTCATCGGCGAACAGGAGCGCCTGGGCCTGGACGTGCTGGTGCACGGCGAGCCGGAGCGCAACGACATGGTGCAGTACTTCGCCGAGCAGCTCGACGGTTTCCACTGCACGTCGAACGCGTGGGTGCAGTCCTACGGCACGCGGTGCGTGCGCCCGCCGATCCTGCACGGCGACGTCTCGCGCCCGGCGCCGATGACGGTGCGCTGGTTCCGCGCGGCGCAGGACATGACGGAACGGCCGGTCAAGGGCATGCTCACCGGCCCGGTGACCATGCTGGCCTGGTCCTTCGTGCGCGACGACCAGCCGCTGGCGGACACCGCGCATCAGGTTGCTCTGGCGATCCGCGCCGAGTGCGAGGACCTGGAGGCGGCGGGCGCGCAG
This genomic stretch from Corynebacterium hansenii harbors:
- a CDS encoding CoA-acylating methylmalonate-semialdehyde dehydrogenase, producing MSIRIPHIIGGEEVHAEGAVMDVTVPATGAVRGTVGLADRALVDRAVANAKEAQKDWGAWSPLKRTRILNEWIRLIRANADDIARELSLEHGKTFADAHGDLQRGLEVVEFSLGAPHLLKGEFSESVGTGVDVHSVRQPLGVVAGITPFNFPAMIPLWKAGPALAAGNAFILKPSEQDPSVPVTLAKLFLEAGGPAGVLNVVHGAHDAVNGLLEHPDVKAIGFVGSTPVAEHVYVTSAKLGKRAQCFGGAKNHMIVMPDADLDRVVDALIGAAYGSAGERCMAISVAVPIGDEVADALRDALVERIKELKVGHSLDPDASYGPLITPQALERVRDIVGSAEGEGATLVIDGRESGATDDEFEGESLADGLFIGPSLIDNVKPGMRCYDEEIFGPVLCIARAKDYEEALALPSEHEYGNGVSIFTRDGDAARDFASRVEVGMVGVNVPIPVPVAFHTFGGWKRSGFGDLNQHGPDAFRFYTRTKTVTTTWPKGPREGASFNMPVLGS
- the metE gene encoding 5-methyltetrahydropteroyltriglutamate--homocysteine S-methyltransferase, yielding MTAFPNPAGQRPPFIATVPGFPRIGAHRELKKAIEAYWRDPSLAPELANTAATLIDRRLRRATTTGLDSVPVGTFSYYDQMLDVAAMVGALPARVDGIADYPEEQVAESGGLLPPWLDRYFAAARGAEGIPPLEMTKWFDTNYHHLVPELDAARPFAADPSFLVSQVRGARRNHVPARPVLIGPVTFLALSKAAPGSPGEPLDRLPELVDVYLGILDALAAEGVEWVQLDEPALNTDRLPADRGAEASRQWRRLVAHAHGLGLRVLAQTYFTGGQRAVDVLAGTGVDAIGVDYVAGDAPDLSALPESTLIVAGVVDGRNVWRTDCARALATLAGVARTHPVAVSTSCSLLHVPHSLAAEPSLANEPELRARLAFGEEKIIEVVSLARALHHPDGQRIRRNGFLAEAEAAANGDRAEEQGNERERGARAPEHRVPRRKGGVHDRSPFPLRRKAQERALDLPPLPTSTIGSFPQTPEVRAARAAYARGESSARAYEAAMIREIVNVIGEQERLGLDVLVHGEPERNDMVQYFAEQLDGFHCTSNAWVQSYGTRCVRPPILHGDVSRPAPMTVRWFRAAQDMTERPVKGMLTGPVTMLAWSFVRDDQPLADTAHQVALAIRAECEDLEAAGAQVIQVDEAAIRELLPLRPEDRDEYAEWSVEAFRTATGGLADSTQLHTHMCYSDFGSILDLIRDMDADVTTIEAARAGFELVDAIAASDFDLPLGPGVWDIHSPRVPGVDEVTERIDHAARTLGPDRVWVVPDCGLKTRGWPETRASLDALVKAARKVRASL